In Nostoc sphaeroides, the genomic window ATCCACCCCATCAAAGACGATATCGCGGGCATTGATGAACACGTTACCTGCATCCCCCCGTCCAAGAGTACTGGTAGTTATGACAGCACCATTAGTGGCAGAAAGTGAATCAGCTGTAATATTTACACTGCCACCCTGACCCACATATTCTGTTTCCATCTGGCTATATAAACCACTAGGTAAGAAATACGGTTGCACTTCATTCAAATATGAGCCTACTCCATCCAAGACAATATTGCGGGCGTTAATGAACACGTTTCCCGCACTTCCCTGCCCCAAGGTACTGGTACTTACAGAAGCGCCATTGCTTACTCTTAGCAACTCTGCTGTAACATTTACACTGCCCCCCTGACCCACGCCAATATCTCTGACAGCGCTCGTAGCAGCACTGGATTGTCTGATTTTTTTATTTCTATCGAATCTACCCATTCCGTCAAAGACAATATTGCGGGCGTTGATGAACACGTTACCTGCATCCCCCCGTCCAAGAGTACTGGTAGTTATAACAGCACCATTGGTGACAGAAAGCGAATCGGCTGCGATATTGATATTACCTCCCTGACCCACACCTTGGTGGTACTCAGGTTGATATGCTGTTTCAACTCGGCTGTATACACCACTACTTTCTAATTGGGTACTTTGGCCATCAAAGACAATATCACGGGCGTGAATATTTACAGCACCCGCATTTCCCTCTCCTAGAGTACTGGCTTCTAGTACAGCACCATTGGTTAATCTGAGTGACTTTGCTTGGAGATTGACATTACCCCCCTGACCGATGCCAGACGATTCCACTTTGCTAAATGCACCACTGTGCAAGCTACGAGATTTTTCGCTTTCTCCATCAAAGGAAGCTGTATCACGGACATTAATAATCACGCTGCCTGCATTTCCTTGTCCGTAAGTGCCAGCATACAGTTGAGCGCCACCGCTAACAGATAGTGATCCCGCCGATATTTGAACATCACCTCCCTTGCCTTTTGCGTCTACTAGCACCGCATTAGAAACAAAACTGTCAGCATTGGCAATGGTGAATGTCTCTGTGGCATTAATTACAATATCTCCGGCTTTTACGTCAGATCCCCCTAGCCCTCTTGCTATTCCTGCCCGCAGTTGACTTCCTCGCAAAATCTTTAAGTTTCTGGCGTTGATGGCGATACTCCCGCCACTGGCTGCGCGTACATTTATATTAGCACCATTAAGAGACACATTTGCTCGTAATACACTATCAGGAAAATTCAAACTCAAATTGTTGCCATTGACATCAATTCCCATAGTTCCAGGTTCTGCCAATCCTCCCAACTCAACTCGACCACCAAAAGCAAACAATCCGCCACCATTCATGCTAATGTTGTCGCCTATAAGCAGCAAACTTTTACTATCTAGAACACGTAGACCTTTAGGAATAAAATTTTTTGACGGGTCTAATTCTGCTCCTTGTGCTTGTGAGTTATTTTGAATCGGCGCTGCTGTAATTTGATTAAATAACAAAGCGGAAGGGTTAACCGTTAGCAACGGTGAAGGCGCTTCTGGATTAGTAGCACTGAAAAAGCCTAAATTGCCAAATCCAATCCCATTGGCTGTAGTCGCTACAAACGAACCGCCAATATTCAATTGAGCATTCTGACCAAAAATAATCCCATTAGGATTAATTAGAAACAGGTTAGCTGTACCCGACGCGCGAATTATCCCGTCAATATTAGAAGCTGACCCACCCGTTACCCGACTGATAATATTTTGAATATCCGCAGCATTATTAAATATTGCAGTGCCGCCAGTGGGTACAGAAAACTGCCCAAAACTGTGGAATA contains:
- a CDS encoding filamentous hemagglutinin N-terminal domain-containing protein; amino-acid sequence: MTRYRQHWCWKFALGSWLLMGSAIGEAVLQTFAFSVNSAFAQITPDSTLPNNSRVITQDNISTIEGGTQTGRNLFHSFGQFSVPTGGTAIFNNAADIQNIISRVTGGSASNIDGIIRASGTANLFLINPNGIIFGQNAQLNIGGSFVATTANGIGFGNLGFFSATNPEAPSPLLTVNPSALLFNQITAAPIQNNSQAQGAELDPSKNFIPKGLRVLDSKSLLLIGDNISMNGGGLFAFGGRVELGGLAEPGTMGIDVNGNNLSLNFPDSVLRANVSLNGANINVRAASGGSIAINARNLKILRGSQLRAGIARGLGGSDVKAGDIVINATETFTIANADSFVSNAVLVDAKGKGGDVQISAGSLSVSGGAQLYAGTYGQGNAGSVIINVRDTASFDGESEKSRSLHSGAFSKVESSGIGQGGNVNLQAKSLRLTNGAVLEASTLGEGNAGAVNIHARDIVFDGQSTQLESSGVYSRVETAYQPEYHQGVGQGGNINIAADSLSVTNGAVITTSTLGRGDAGNVFINARNIVFDGMGRFDRNKKIRQSSAATSAVRDIGVGQGGSVNVTAELLRVSNGASVSTSTLGQGSAGNVFINARNIVLDGVGSYLNEVQPYFLPSGLYSQMETEYVGQGGSVNITADSLSATNGAVITTSTLGRGDAGNVFINARDIVFDGVDRNGFSSGVFSTADKKAIGNGGYIDISTSSLSVSNGAKVATISQGNNNAAGSIKVAAHSIRLDNKAAIAAETASGKGGNITLENHRENLDLLLIRRGSRISTTAGIEKQGGDGGNITINAPHGFIIAVPNENSDITANAFTGRGGNVKISAFGVYGTQFRDKENPQTSDITASSQFGINGTVELNTPDIDPNSGLVNLPTVPVDTRVAQGCTAGSSQAQSKFIITGRGGLPPNPGEALSADAVQVDLVTLNPKVGNSLTVSTNPINPTPDRIVEATGWVIAANGDVILTLVAPTLTPHSSWQRTADCRVVNQRQGG